The Microbacterium schleiferi genome contains the following window.
GCCCGCGAGATGTTCCCCCAGGTGCGGGCGTACTACGAGCGCATCGAACCTGTCGCCGAGTCGCTGGGCGATCTGGACCCGCGCATCGACTTCCGCGAGGTCGACGCTGTCGCCGATGGAATCGACTGGACCGGCTTCCATCGCATCGAGAAGGACCTCTGGGTCCCTGCTTCCGATGCTCTCAACTCCGATGGTGCAACGTCGGCATGGAAGGACTGGGCGCCCTCGACGCCTGAGCAGCGTGCCGATTTCGGTGACCTGCTCATCGCGGACGTGCAGGAGCTCTACGACTACGTGCACAGCGAGGAATTCGTCGACGCCCTCGAATCGCAGGGCATCGCGGGGATCTCCAATGGCGCTATCGCGCTGCTGGACGAGGTCGCGACCGGCAAGATCAGCGGCGAGGAGGACTGGTGGTCGGGTACCGACCTGTACGACTTCGCTGCCAACGTCGAGGGCTCGAAGATGGCCTTCTCGCTCGTGCGGGACTTCGCCGTCGCAAGCGGGCCCGACGGGGAGGAACTCGTCGCGCAGATCGACGACGGCTACGCCCGGCTTGACGCGGAGCTGGCGGCATTCGGATCGCTCAGCGACGGATTCGTCGCCTACGGCGCGTTGACGGAGGCCGACAAGCGCGCACTTTCTGATCAGATCAATGCGCTCGCCGAGCCGCTCTCGCAACTGACGGCGACCGTTCTGGAGTGATCATGACCGATCCCGAATCGCAGGGGCGCCCCGGAGCCGGGCTGAGCAGGCGAGGTCTGCTCGGCCTGGCACTGGGCGCCGGTGCCGCGGGCGTTGCGGTCGGCGTCGGCGGCGCCGCGCTGGTCGCACGCGCTACCGACCCGAGGGCAGCATCACCCGCCGATACGCATCCCTTCTTCGGGGAGCACCCGTCCGGGATTACGACGGAGGTGCAAGACCACCTGCACTTCGCGGCGTTCGATGTCATGGATACGACCAGCCGGGACGAGCTCATCGAGTTGCTTCAGGACTGGAGCTATGCCGCCTCGAGGATGATGCTCGGCCTCGAGGTGAGCGCGTCGGGCGCGATTGGCGGCTCACCAGACGCGCCACCGGACGATACCGGCGAGGCGCTTGGGCTGCCGGCGAGCAACCTGACCATCACCGTCGGATTCGGGCCGACGCTGTTCCGCACCGACGAGGGGCCGACCGTTTCGGTCTTGCGGATCAGGCTCCGCCGGCGCTCGCGATGCTGCCCCCGTTTCTCGGCGACGACCTCGACCCCGGACACAGTGGCGGGGACCTGTGCATTCAGGCATGCGCCGATGATCCGCAGGTCGCCGTGCACGCTGTGCGCAACCTCAGTCGCATCGCTTTCGGGAGAGCGCGACTGCGCTGGTCTCAACTCGGGTTCGGGCGCACCTCCCGGACGTCTGCGCAGCAACAGACCCCGCGCAACCTCTTTGGATTCAAAGACGGCACCGCCAACCTCCTCGCCACCGACGAGCAGGCCCTTGCCGAGCACGTCTGGGTCTCGACGGAGGACGGCCCCGCGTGGCTGGCCGGCGGTTCGTATCTCGTCGCTCGAAAGATCGCGATGAAGATCGAGACGTGGGACCGGGTTCGTCTTGCCGAGCAAGAACAGATCACCGGCCGCACCAAGGGCAGCGGTGCACCCCTGAGCGGCGGAGACGAATTCACTCCGCCCGACTTCGCCGCCGCGTGGGGATCCGGCATGCCCACGATCGACCCGGCATCCCACGTCGCCCGCGCGCACCCCGACGCCAACGGCGGCATCCGGATGCTGCGCCGTGGCTACAACTACGTCGACGGCAACACGGCCCTGGGCAGGCTCGACGCTGGCCTGTTCTTTCTCGCGTATGTGCGCTCGCCCGAGCGCTTCATCACCGTCCAGAGGTCGGTCGCGACGGACCTCATGATGGAGTATCTCCTCACGATCGGGTCGGGGATCTGGGCTGTACCCCCGGCGCCGGCCGAGGGTTCCTTCATCGGCGCGGCGCTGTTCGCGTAGCCGGAATGCCGCCAGAGCGTGCGTGCCTGGAGTAGTCTCGGGCGTCGATGACGCTTACCGATGACGCTCGAGAACGGGACGCCGCGATCCCCGATCTCGACTGGCGGGTCTTCCCGGCGGGCACTGTGCGCGACGACCTCGATGCCCCGAGCGGGCGCCTCGCGCGCGTGAGTCTGGGAACCGGAACTCGGGGGAGGGTCGTGCTCTTTCCGGGCGTGACCGGTTCCAAAGAGGACTTCACGCTCATGCTGCCGCTGCTTGCTGAGGCCGGCTACCGGGTCGAGGCGTACGATCTCGCTGGCCAGTACGAATCGCGGGATGCCGGACCCGAGAACCTCGACCCGCCCCGCGCGCGGTACGACTATCCGCTGTTCATCGACGATCTGACGGCAGTGCTCGAGTGTCGGCCGGGCCCCGCGCACGTCCTCGGCTACTCCTTCGCGGGTCTCGTGTCACAACTGATCCTCGCCGAGCGGCCCGAACTGTTCGCCACGCTGACTCTGCTTTCGACGCCGCCAGCGACCGGGCAAGTTTTCCGAGGAGTCAAGCGGATCGGGCGCTTCAGCAGTCTTGCGGGTCCGCGAAGCGGCGCGTCTTTGCTGCTCTGGGGCATCCGGAACAACTTGAACCGGGTCCCGCCGCAACGGATCGCGTTCGTTCGCGAGCGGTTCGCCCTCACGCGGCGAGAGAGCGTCGACGACATCGTGGGTCTCATGATGCGGATGCCGGATGTCGCCGACGCCGTGCGCGCCGCATCCGTGCCCACGCTCGTCGCGACAGGGGCGCACGATCTCTGGTCGACCGAGCAGTACCTTTCCTACGCCCAGCGCATCGGCGCACAGGTCGCGGTGTATGAGACGGGACACAGTCCGTGCGAGACCGCGCCCCATCAACTGGTTCGTGACATGCTCGCGATGTTCGCGGAGGTCGATGGCCCGGCCGACGGGTCCGGAACCGAGGCCGGGGAATAGAACCGTCGCGGTCGCGTTGCACAAGATACATTCAGTTGCATAGATCGGTCCTCACCCCGGGCCGAGAGCGGAGAGCACGATGAGCCAAATGCAGTTCGGGATCTTCACGGTCAGCGATATCACCGAGGACCCGACGACCGGGCACACTCCCAGCGAGGCCGAGCGGATCCGCGCGACCCTGCAGATCGCCAAGCACGCTGAAGAGGTCGGGCTCGATGTCTTCGCCCTCGGCGAGCACCACAATCCGCCGTTCTGGTCTTCTTCACCGACGACCACGCTCGCCTACATCGCGGGCCAGACCGAGCGCATTCTGCTCTCGACGGCCACGACCCTCATCACCACCAACGACCCGGTCAAGATCGCGGAAGACTACGCGATGCTCCAGCACGTTTCGGGTGGCCGGGCCGACCTCATCCTGGGACGTGGCAATACCGGCCCTGTCTACCCGTGGTTCGGGAAGGACATCCGCCAGGGACTGAACCTCGCGGTCGAGAACTACGCGCTGCTGCATCGGCTGTGGCGCGAGGATGTCGTGGACTGGCAGGGCCAATTCCGCACGCCCCTGCAGGGCTTCACTTCGACGCCGCGGCCGCTCGACGGCGTGCCCCCGTTCGTCTGGCACGGCTCGATCCGCACGCCCGAGATCGCCGAGCAGGCCGCGTACTACGGCGACGGGTTCTTCGCGAACAACATCTTCTGGCCCACCGAGCACTTCCAGCGGCTGGTCACGCTCTATCGTGAGCGGTTCGCGCACTACGGTCACGGCACTCCGGAACAGGCGATCGTGGGCCTGGGCGGACAGGTGTTCATGCACCGCAACTCCCAGGAGGCGGTGCGGGAATTCCGCCCCTACTTCGACAACGCCCCGGTGTACGGGAACGGGCCCAGCTTGGAAGACTTCACCGAGATGACGCCGTTGACGGTCGGCTCGCCGCAGCAGGTCATCGACCGGTACGCGGCGATGCGGGATCACTTCGGTGACTACCAGCGCCAGATGTTCCTGATCGATCACGCCGGCCTGCCCCTGAAGACCGTGCTCGAGCAGCTGGACATCCTCGGCGGCGAGGTCGTTCCGGTGCTCCGAAAGGAGCTCGCGAAGGATCGCCCGGCGGGCGTTGCCGATGCGCCGACTCACGAGCGCCTCGTGGCAGCGGCCGGGGGAGCGCGGGAAGCTCGCCCCGTCCTAACCGCGGTGACAATGTCACGGGTGGTTCGCCCTACCGGGACAGCGCTCCGCTTGCCGGCGCCGCGTTCGGGGCCGCCGCGACCCGTCAGGGGGCGTGAGATGACCACGCGACGTCTTGCCGTTGTCGCCGCAGGGCTCTCCAACCCGTCATCCACGCGGCTGCTCGCCGATCGGCTGACAGAGGCCGTCCGTGCACAGCTCGCCGAGCGGGAGATCGAGATGGGGGTCGATGTGGTCGAGTTGCGTGAGCACGCTCACGCGATCACCGACAACCTCCTCACGGGGTTCGCTCGTCCCGAGCTCGCTGCCGCGATCGAGACGGTGACGTCGGCGGATGCCGTCATCGCCGTCACCCCGATCTTCACGACAAGCTACTCGGGTCTGTTCAAGTCCTTCATCGACATCCTTGATCCGGATTCGCTGCGCGGGATGCCTGTGCTGCTGGCCGCCACCGGGGATCGCCGCGGCACTCGCTCGCGCTCGACTACGCGATGCGACCGCTGTTCACGTATCTGCATGCTGAACCCGTCTCGACATCCGTTTTCGCGGCCGCCGAGGACTGGGCCGGCGACGGGGAGGGCGCGACCTCGCTGCGGTCCCGAATCGACCGGGCAGCCGGAGAGCTTGCGGAGGCTGTGACCCGACGCGCGTCTGCCTCCATCGCCGACCCGTTCGATCCGGCGACCTATCTGGGTGAGGGACGGTCGTTCGAGAGCCTGCTCGGCGGTGGCGCCGGCGACTGATCGGCGTTCACGACCGCGGTCTCACCCTTTCCAGCGGTACTCCGTCTCGGGGCGTCCGGGTGCGCCGTAGCGCGGCGCCCGCGTCACGCGATCGGACTCGGCAAGGAACTCGAGGTAGCGCCGCGCCGAGACGCGAGACATCCCCAGATCTGCGGCGCACTCGGTAGCAGACCTGGCGGGGCCCGGGCGCAGCACCTCGACGATCCGTTGCAGCGTCTCGGCAGAGAGCCCCTTGGGAAGCTCGGGCGCGGTGAGGGGTCGCCGTGCCCCGAGCAGGGCGTCGATTTCGGCCTGCGTTGCGGCACCCGATGTGCCGTGGACGCGATCCCGGTACTCGCGGTACTGTTCGAGCCGGTCCCGGAAGACGGCGAACGAGAAGGGCTTCACGAGGTACTGCACGACCCCTAAGCCCACCATCTGACGGACGACCTCCGCGTCGCGCACTCCCGTGACGGCGATCACGTCGACGTCAGCTGCCCGCGCGCGGACGTGGCGGAGGACATCCAGCCCCGTGCCATCGGGCATCGTGATGTCCAGGAGCACGAGATCGATCGGGTGCTCTGTGCGTTGCTCCAGGATCGCCGACACTGCTGCGCGGGCGCCGGTGCATTCCGCGCTCACGCGGAAACCGGGCACGCGCTCGAGGTACGTGCGGTGCAGTTCGAGAGTGAGCGCGTCGTCGTCAACCACCAGGACAGAGATCATTGCAGCCTCCCCGGCAGGATCACCTGGAACGTCGTCGGATCGTTGCTGTAATCGACCGCCCCGCCGGCGGCCTCGACAAGGGAGCGAACGAGAGCGAGCCCCACGCCTCGCCCCGTCGTTCCCGCAGGCTTGGACGAGTAGCCGTGTTCGAAGATGCGCTCGCCGACATCCGCAGAGATGCCCGGACCCGAATCCGACACGCGGATCTCCAGCGCTCCGCCGCCGGCGCGGGCGAAGACGACACGGACCCAGCGTGGTTCGTCGCCGACCGACGCGGCATCGAGGGCGTTGTCGATGAGGTTTCCGACCACCGAGACCCCGTCAATGCCGCTGAGTGTGCTCCGGGGTGCGAGCGGGTCGATCTCGGCATCCCAGCCGACGCCTCGTTCCCGCGCCTGCGCGGCCTTACCCAGCAGCAGGGCCCCGACGGTGGGATCGCCGTCGCGACGCGCGGCGACTTGATCGACCAGTTCCTGGCTCTGCCGGGACGTTTCGGTCAGGATGTCGATGGCCTCCTGCGTCCGTCCGAGCTCGAGGAGCGCGACCGCCGTGTGCATCCGGTTGCCGTGCTCGTGGGTCTGCGCGCGCAGCGCTTCGCCGAGGGTCCGAACCGATTCGTAGGAGGACACGGCATCTCGGACCTCGCTCGTGGGAAGGTCTCCGGCGAGGCGACGCGTGAACCTGCGCGCCGCGAGTGCCGCGGCAATGCCGAGCGCAGTCAGCACGGCTGCGAGGCCGAGAACGAAGGGCATCCGTGCCCACACCTGCTGTCCGAGGCTGCTCACCGTCACGCCCACAGCTGCCAGCCCGAGGATCTCTCCGTCAGCTTCTACCGGAACCACCGAACGGACGGACGGGCCGAGCGTTCCCGTGAACTCCTCGGTGATCGTGCCCCCTTGTTGCGCGGCTGCGATCGTGCCGAGGTAGGGCTTGCCGATCTGAGCGGGGTCCGGATGCGTGAGTCGAATACCGTCGGGACGCATCAGCGTGATGAAGTCCACGGGGGTCGCGTCGATGAGGCTCAACGCGTAGGGCTCGAGGGCCGCGCTGGCTGCGGTATCGGGCTGCGACATCGCCTCGATCACCGAGGGTGTGCGGGCGAGCGTGTTCGCCAGTGACAGCGTGAGTGCCTCCGCATCGGCGCGCTCGGAGTTCTGCGCGTCGACTGCCAACAGCGTCGCGAGAACCGCCGAGATCGTCACCACGCAGGCCAGGAGCACCACGAAGACGCGGGATGCCGCACTGCTGCCGACCCTGCTCGCCACGCGGCCCCTCCCTTCGGGCTCGACACGTCCAATACGACCACAACTCCGCTGGCCGCGGTGTTGTCGCCGACATTACTTCCAGCGCGATGTCCGAAGGGGCACTGGACGACATCAGTATCGGAACGCGTCCAGCGCCATCCCTGACCTGCGTCGCAGACCACAACACCCCGGCCGCACCCGACGGCCGGGGTGTTGTCCGTGATCAGGCGCGCGCGCCGCTGGCCAGCACGCCGCTGGCCTCAGTGTCGTCGGCAGCGCCAGCCGCCTCGACGGTCTCGGGGCTCGGCCGACGTCCGATGCGCTTGAACGCGATGACCGCGAGCGCGGTGATGACGGTTCCGATCGCGATCGACAGGACGAACCAGAGGATATTCCCGATCGCGAAGAGGACGAAGAACCCGCCGTGCGGGGCCTGCGAGGTGACGCCGAAGGCCATCGACAGCGCACCGGTGACGGCACCGCCGAGCATCGAGGCGGGGATCACGCGCAGCGGGTCGGCGGCGGCGAAGGGGATTGCCCCTTCCGAGATGAAGGATGCCCCGAGCAGCCACGCCGCGACACCGTTCTCACGCTCGACGGGTGTGAACTGCTTGCGGGCGAGCAAGGTCGAGGCCAGGGCGAGGCCCAGCGGCGGCACCATTCCGGATGCCATGACCGCGGCCATGATCTCGAGCGGTACCTGGTTGGCGACGGATGCAGCTCCCAGGCCTGCGACGGCGAACGAGTACGCGACCTTGTTGACGGGACCGCCGAGGTCGAAGCACATCATGAGGCCCAGGATGACGCCGAGCAACACGATTCCCACGCCGGTCAGGCTGTTCAGCCAGTCCGTGAGGGTCGTCATGAGCCAGGCAATCGGCCCGCCGAGGAAGAGGATCATGGCTCCGGACGCGGCAATGGACGCCAAGAGCGGAATGATGACGACGGGCATGAGACCGCGCAGCCACCGCGGAGCGGGGATACGCGCGAGGGAACCGGCGACGAGCCCCGCGAGGAGGCCGCCGACGATACCTCCGAGGAACCCGGCGTCCATCATGACGGCGATCGTGCCGACGACGAATCCCGGAGCGATGCCGGGGCGGTCAGCCATCGCGTAGGCGATGAAGCCGGCCAAGGCTGGGACGAGGAAGCCCATCGATGCGGCGCCGATGACGAAGGCGACGGCGCCGATGTAGGTCTGCAGCCCACCGTCGGGGAGGTTCCAGAGCGAGGATGAAGCCACGATGTCGCCGGCCGTCGCGTTGATGTCGTAGCCGCCGAGCCAGAACGACAGCGCGATGAGCAGGCCGCCGCCGGCCACGAACGGGATCATGTAGCTGACGCCGGTGAGCAGCCAGCGCTGGAGCTTGCGGCCCACGTGTTCGCTGGCCGTATCCGTGGTCTCGGTCGTCGGGGCTCCTGAGATACGCGTGGCCGAGGGGTCCGCGGCGGCAGCGAGGGCCTCGTCGATCATCTGCCCGGGAGCTTCGACTCCGCGTTTGACCGGTCCCTGCACGACGGGCTTGCCGGCAAAGCGAGCGCGGTCGCGAACGTCCACGTCCACGGCGAAGATCACGGCGTCAGCCGCGGCGATGACGGCCGGATCCAGGGCTGTCGAGCCGCTCGACCCCTGCGTCTCGACCTCGAGGCGCACGCCACGCTTCTTGGCTTCGGCGACGAGGGCGTCGGCTGCCATGTAGGTGTGGGCGATGCCGGTCGGGCAGGCGGTGACGGCGACCAGGAGCCGCTGATCAGCCGCCGGTGCTGGAGCGCTCGCGGCAGGGCTCGCCGCCGGGGCCGGGGCGATCGCTTCATCGATCAGGGCGACGACCTCCGGGGCAGAGGTTGCAGCGCGCAGCGAGGCGACGAACTCGTCGCGCACGAGCGCGCGGGCGATCGTGGAGAGGATCGCGAGGTGATCGGTGTCGGCACCGATCGGCGCGGCGATGAAGAACACGAGGTCGCTCGGATCGTCGTCCCCGAAGTCGACCGGGTCAGACAGCCGGGCAAACGCAAGGGTCGGCTCGGTCACGGCAGCCGTCCGGCAGTGGGGGATGGCAATGCCGCCGGGCATACCCGTCGAGGTCTGTGCTTCGCGGGCATGCGCGTCTGTCGCGAGGGCGCGGGCATCGGACGTGCGTCCCGCGCACGCGACGATCGTGCTGAGGGCATCGATGACGTCGCTTGATGTCGCGCCCAACGCGACATCGAGAGCGACGAGCTCCGTGGTGATGATGGACATGTTCTCTCCTTCGAAGAACGTCACGGCGTGGCGACCGCGGCGGGCAGGTGTATTTCGGTGACCGTGACCTGGTCAGGGCGGGTGTCAGTGGGGCGCGGGATGGTCGTCCCGGGCAGAGCGACAGCGGCAGAGCCGTAGGCGACCGCGTTCGCGAGCCGTTCTGCCGGGGAGAGCCCCCTCGCATCGGCGATGAGGTAACCGGCAAGAGAGGAGTCGCCGGCGCCGACCGTGCTGCGCGCGATCACCGGCGGGTGCGTGGCGTACCAGGCGCCGTCAGTGGTGGCGAGGACCGCGCCGGCGGAGCCGAGCGTTGCCAGAACCGCGGCGATTCCCTCAGCGCGCAGGATCTTGCACGCCTCCGCGACCGCTCGCGGGTCCCCGAGCGAGGCGGGATCGGTCCCGGTGAGCTCGGCGAGTTCCTCCAGGTTCGGCTTGATCAGGTCGATCCGCACTCCCGCGGTGCGCAGGGCGGTCAGCGGTGCGCCCGAGGTGTCGACCGCGATCCGGATCTCGGGCGCCGCAATCCGGGCCGTCCGCGCCAGATCGGCGAGCAGCTCGACATCTGCGGCCGGGGGAGCGAGCCGGCAAGGACGATCCAGCTCGAGCGTGGTGCTTCCGCAGCGACGACCTCGTGCAGGGCTGCGACGGCCGAAGCGCTCAGCGGAGAGCCGGGCTCGTTGATCTTCGTCGTCGTGCCATCCGGCTCGGCCAGCGAGATATTCGTGCGCACCGTGGCGCCGGGGTCGACCGTCACGACCGCCAGTCCGCTCTCGACGAGCTCACGGACATAGGGGTCGTGGTAGTCAGCCCGCACGATCGCCCGGGTGGCGACGGATGCGTGCGCCAAGGCCCGCGAGACGTTCACACCCTTCCCGGCGGCCTGAGACGTCACCGCGCTTGCGCGAAGCACCGCGTCGCGGACGAGAGGAGAGGGGAGCTGGATGGTGCGATCGACGCTCGGGTTGATCGTGACCGTGACGATCATGCACGCACCAGGTCCACATCAGCGGCGCGGAGTGCCTCGCGCAGATCGGCACCCGGCTCGCCATCGGTCACGAGAGCGTCGATGTCCTCGAGCCCCCCGAAACGAACGAGTGACTCTTCGCCGAGCTTCGACCCGTCGGCGACGACGATCACCCGCCGCGCTGCGGCGAGAGCAGCGCGCTTGACCTCTGCCTCGGCCTCATCCGGAGTGCTCAGTCCGAACTGAGGATGCACGGCGTTGGTTCCGATGATCGCGACATCCGGTCGGAACCCGGCGATCTGTTCGATGGCACCTGACCCGACGGCGGCAGCGGTCAGGGCGCGAAGTCTGCCGCCGATGACGCGAACCGCGGGGACAGTGAGGTGGCTGAGAGCTGCTGCTGTCGTGATCGAGTTCGTGATGAGCGTCAGAGAGGCATTCGTTTCCTCGCGCGCCGCCAGGAGACGGGCGACCCGTGCGGCCGTGGACCCGGCATCGATGTGCACCGCTCCGCCCAGGCCGCGCGGGATCAGGTCGATGGCTGCGGCAGCGATACGCTCCTTGGCCTCGGTCGCCGTCGCTTCGCGGGCCGCGAGGCTCGGCTCGGCGGCACTGGTACGGCCCGCTGGGACGGCGCCACCGTGCACCCGAAGAAGGATGCCGTCGGCCTGGAGCTGGTCGAGATCGCGCCGGATGGTCTCTTGTGCGACCCCGAACAGTGTCGAGAGGGCGGTGACCGATGCGCGGCCCTCATCGGTGATGATCCCGGCGATCCGCTGTTGGCGCTCCGTCGCGTACATGAGTGCTGTGCTCTCCCCACCGACGTCAACCGTGACGCCGAAATCTGTGTATGTGTGAGAGTAACTGCGAATGTGTGGTTTTACAAGAGTGAATCTGTTTTTCGGGCGCACAGCAGTGGAGGGTTCCAGCGCTGGACCCGCCGACGCCGGGCAGGGGTCAGGTCTGTCAGGCCGATGGCGCTGATCTAGGCGGAGGGGTCAGCCGCTCCGGGGGAGGA
Protein-coding sequences here:
- the efeO gene encoding iron uptake system protein EfeO encodes the protein MKTLSRSLALVAATAAGSLILAGCVARADQASGDALTVTSTDDACEISAASTTSGTLNFEVTNAGSETTEFYLLASDGLRIVGEVENIAPGASRTLTVLAQPGDYYTLCKPGMVGEGVGRAAFTVSGDAVTVDAEDAELKQQAVDLYAAFVKDQVGQLVPAVDEFVAAYVAGDDETAREMFPQVRAYYERIEPVAESLGDLDPRIDFREVDAVADGIDWTGFHRIEKDLWVPASDALNSDGATSAWKDWAPSTPEQRADFGDLLIADVQELYDYVHSEEFVDALESQGIAGISNGAIALLDEVATGKISGEEDWWSGTDLYDFAANVEGSKMAFSLVRDFAVASGPDGEELVAQIDDGYARLDAELAAFGSLSDGFVAYGALTEADKRALSDQINALAEPLSQLTATVLE
- a CDS encoding alpha/beta fold hydrolase; translated protein: MTLTDDARERDAAIPDLDWRVFPAGTVRDDLDAPSGRLARVSLGTGTRGRVVLFPGVTGSKEDFTLMLPLLAEAGYRVEAYDLAGQYESRDAGPENLDPPRARYDYPLFIDDLTAVLECRPGPAHVLGYSFAGLVSQLILAERPELFATLTLLSTPPATGQVFRGVKRIGRFSSLAGPRSGASLLLWGIRNNLNRVPPQRIAFVRERFALTRRESVDDIVGLMMRMPDVADAVRAASVPTLVATGAHDLWSTEQYLSYAQRIGAQVAVYETGHSPCETAPHQLVRDMLAMFAEVDGPADGSGTEAGE
- a CDS encoding response regulator; protein product: MISVLVVDDDALTLELHRTYLERVPGFRVSAECTGARAAVSAILEQRTEHPIDLVLLDITMPDGTGLDVLRHVRARAADVDVIAVTGVRDAEVVRQMVGLGVVQYLVKPFSFAVFRDRLEQYREYRDRVHGTSGAATQAEIDALLGARRPLTAPELPKGLSAETLQRIVEVLRPGPARSATECAADLGMSRVSARRYLEFLAESDRVTRAPRYGAPGRPETEYRWKG
- a CDS encoding ATP-binding protein; the protein is MASRVGSSAASRVFVVLLACVVTISAVLATLLAVDAQNSERADAEALTLSLANTLARTPSVIEAMSQPDTAASAALEPYALSLIDATPVDFITLMRPDGIRLTHPDPAQIGKPYLGTIAAAQQGGTITEEFTGTLGPSVRSVVPVEADGEILGLAAVGVTVSSLGQQVWARMPFVLGLAAVLTALGIAAALAARRFTRRLAGDLPTSEVRDAVSSYESVRTLGEALRAQTHEHGNRMHTAVALLELGRTQEAIDILTETSRQSQELVDQVAARRDGDPTVGALLLGKAAQARERGVGWDAEIDPLAPRSTLSGIDGVSVVGNLIDNALDAASVGDEPRWVRVVFARAGGGALEIRVSDSGPGISADVGERIFEHGYSSKPAGTTGRGVGLALVRSLVEAAGGAVDYSNDPTTFQVILPGRLQ
- a CDS encoding PTS fructose transporter subunit IIABC gives rise to the protein MSIITTELVALDVALGATSSDVIDALSTIVACAGRTSDARALATDAHAREAQTSTGMPGGIAIPHCRTAAVTEPTLAFARLSDPVDFGDDDPSDLVFFIAAPIGADTDHLAILSTIARALVRDEFVASLRAATSAPEVVALIDEAIAPAPAASPAASAPAPAADQRLLVAVTACPTGIAHTYMAADALVAEAKKRGVRLEVETQGSSGSTALDPAVIAAADAVIFAVDVDVRDRARFAGKPVVQGPVKRGVEAPGQMIDEALAAAADPSATRISGAPTTETTDTASEHVGRKLQRWLLTGVSYMIPFVAGGGLLIALSFWLGGYDINATAGDIVASSSLWNLPDGGLQTYIGAVAFVIGAASMGFLVPALAGFIAYAMADRPGIAPGFVVGTIAVMMDAGFLGGIVGGLLAGLVAGSLARIPAPRWLRGLMPVVIIPLLASIAASGAMILFLGGPIAWLMTTLTDWLNSLTGVGIVLLGVILGLMMCFDLGGPVNKVAYSFAVAGLGAASVANQVPLEIMAAVMASGMVPPLGLALASTLLARKQFTPVERENGVAAWLLGASFISEGAIPFAAADPLRVIPASMLGGAVTGALSMAFGVTSQAPHGGFFVLFAIGNILWFVLSIAIGTVITALAVIAFKRIGRRPSPETVEAAGAADDTEASGVLASGARA
- a CDS encoding 1-phosphofructokinase family hexose kinase — protein: MLADLARTARIAAPEIRIAVDTSGAPLTALRTAGVRIDLIKPNLEELAELTGTDPASLGDPRAVAEACKILRAEGIAAVLATLGSAGAVLATTDGAWYATHPPVIARSTVGAGDSSLAGYLIADARGLSPAERLANAVAYGSAAVALPGTTIPRPTDTRPDQVTVTEIHLPAAVATP
- a CDS encoding DeoR/GlpR family DNA-binding transcription regulator; translation: MYATERQQRIAGIITDEGRASVTALSTLFGVAQETIRRDLDQLQADGILLRVHGGAVPAGRTSAAEPSLAAREATATEAKERIAAAAIDLIPRGLGGAVHIDAGSTAARVARLLAAREETNASLTLITNSITTAAALSHLTVPAVRVIGGRLRALTAAAVGSGAIEQIAGFRPDVAIIGTNAVHPQFGLSTPDEAEAEVKRAALAAARRVIVVADGSKLGEESLVRFGGLEDIDALVTDGEPGADLREALRAADVDLVRA